In the genome of Vicia villosa cultivar HV-30 ecotype Madison, WI linkage group LG7, Vvil1.0, whole genome shotgun sequence, one region contains:
- the LOC131618770 gene encoding cell division control protein 2 homolog, translating to MGPLDDTNMEFLEILGQGSFGRVSQYRITNDDSIVAVKEISIANASNAVPGCIIREVSFLKELNHPNIVRLLNVTSNEETNTVSLVFECLDCDLNKYIKQKQRYGSLVHSPFRRKSFLHQILSAVEYCHSHKIIHRDLKPSNLLIDHKKKIIKLADFGLARELGDHEMLYTKKIATRWYKAPEVLFNKGQYSTPMDIWAVGCIFGEMVLGQPIHSVFDCIGELELIFRMFGTPTEETWPGVTKLCDNLQDYSESDPMDLSTIFHDLDPSGLNLLTRMLCLDPNKRISAEAALKHPYFNDLVQGILLSTLYFCKNELDELTIGPT from the exons ATGGGGCCGTTAGATGATACTAATATGGAGTTTCTTGAAATTCTCGGTCAAGGAAGTTTCGGTAGGGTTTCTCAATACCGTATCACTAATGATGACAGCATTGTGGCCGTTAAAGAAATCTCGATTGCGAACGCTTCCAATGCTGTTCCTGGTTGCATCATCAGAGAGGTCTCGTTTCTAAAAGAATTGAATCATCCAAACATTGTTAG GTTATTGAATGTAACGAGCAATGAGGAAACAAATACGGTGAGCCTTGTTTTCGAGTGTCTTGATTGCGATCTTAACAAGTACATTAAACAGAAACAACGCTACGGTTCATTGGTTCATAGTCCcttcagaagaaag AGTTTTCTGCATCAGATTTTATCTGCTGTGGAGTACTGTCATTCTCATAAGATTATTCACAGAGACTTAAAACCAAGTAACCTTCTAATCGATCATAAGAAAAAGATAATCAAACTGGCCGATTTTGGTTTGGCTAGAGAGTTAGGAGATCATGAAATGCTCTATACAAAGAAG ATAGCAACTCGGTGGTATAAAGCACCAGAAGTTTTGTTTAATAAAGGTCAATATTCAACTCCAATGGATATTTGGGCTGTGGGCTGTATATTTGGTGAGATGGTACTTGGACAACCGATACACAGTGTTTTTGATTGCATTGGTGAGCTAGAGCTGATTTTCAG AATGTTTGGTACACCAACAGAGGAAACATGGCCAGGGGTCACTAAATTATGTGATAACCTTCAAGACTATTCGGAATCTGATCCAATG GACCTTTCAACAATTTTTCATGATCTTGATCCAAGTGGTCTTAATCTTCTAACG AGGATGCTTTGCCTGGACCCTAACAAGAGGATTTCAGCAGAAGCTGCTCTAAAGCATCCTTACTTCAATGACTTGGTTCAG GGAATTCTTCTATCCACACTCTATTTTTGTAAAAATGAGCTTGATGAGCTAACAATTGGGCCTACTTGA